Genomic window (Meiothermus sp. CFH 77666):
GAGGCCCCCTCCTACGACCTTCCCGGTCTGGATCGGGTGGCCCGCTGGATTGCAGAGCAGTTTGAGCCTTACGGAAGGCTCGAGCGCCAGGAAACCGAGAACGGCCCCATGCTCCGCGTACAGGTGCCGGGGAGCGGGAAAAAAGTGCTGGTGCTCTGCCACTTCGACACCGTACATCCGGTGGGCGCTTTTGCGGTGCCCTGGAAAGTGGAGGGCGAACGGGCCTATGGCCCCGGCGTCTACGACATGAAGGGCAACATCGTGCAGCTTCTGTGGGCCCTGCGCACCAATGCGGCCCTGAGTCTGGGCAGACCCCAGCTCGAGCTGCTCTTCACCCCCGACGAGGAGGTGGGTTCGCAGGCTTCGCGGGCGGCCATCGAGGCCGGAGCCCGGCGCAACGACCTGGTGCTGGTGTTGGAGGCGCCCATGGGCAACGGCGACCTCAAGGTAGCCCGCAAAGGGGTGGGCCAGTACCGCCTCACCGCCCACGGCAAGCCCGCCCACCAGGGCGTCGAGCCTGAAAAGGGCATCAACGCCATTGTGGAGCTGGCCCACCAGATTCCCAAAATTGTGGCCCTGCAAGACTGGAACCAGGGCACCACCCTGGGGCCCAACGTCATCAAGGGCGGGACGACCAGCAACGTGGTGGCGGCCACGGCCTGGGTGGATATCGACCTGCGGGCCTGGACCATGGCCGAGGCCGAGCGGGTGGAGCGCGAACTCCGGGCTTTGCAGCCGGTGCTGCCGGGGGCGTCGCTCTCGCTCGAGGGTGGCCTGAACCGACCCCCCATGGAGCCTTCCCCGGCTTCGCTCGAGCTGTTCGAGATGGCCCGGCGTATCGGGGCCGAAGTGGGCCTAGAGCTAGGGCCTGGAAGGGTAGGGGGCGGCTCGGATGGCAACTTCACGGCGGCTCTGGGCGTACCCACCCTGGATGGGCTGGGCTTGTTCGGCGAGGCGGCCCATCAGCTCACCGAGAACGTCTACATACCGCAAATCCCGGCCCGCATCGCCTTGCTGTGTGGCATTCTGGACGAACTCTCCCGATGAAGCTCTCGCCCAGCGCGCAAAAGGTGCAGGATGCCTTGCACCGGAAAGGCTTTAGCCACCTGCGGGTGCAGGAGCTGGCTGCCTCGACCCGCACCGCCCAGGAAGCCGCCGATGCCGTGGGTTGTACGGTGGGCCAGATTGTCAAATCACTGATTTTTCGAGGGGCCATTAG
Coding sequences:
- a CDS encoding M20 family metallopeptidase encodes the protein MKPLEHLQPQLPAILQDLEAIVTLEAPSYDLPGLDRVARWIAEQFEPYGRLERQETENGPMLRVQVPGSGKKVLVLCHFDTVHPVGAFAVPWKVEGERAYGPGVYDMKGNIVQLLWALRTNAALSLGRPQLELLFTPDEEVGSQASRAAIEAGARRNDLVLVLEAPMGNGDLKVARKGVGQYRLTAHGKPAHQGVEPEKGINAIVELAHQIPKIVALQDWNQGTTLGPNVIKGGTTSNVVAATAWVDIDLRAWTMAEAERVERELRALQPVLPGASLSLEGGLNRPPMEPSPASLELFEMARRIGAEVGLELGPGRVGGGSDGNFTAALGVPTLDGLGLFGEAAHQLTENVYIPQIPARIALLCGILDELSR